The proteins below come from a single Myxococcales bacterium genomic window:
- a CDS encoding ABC transporter permease: protein MSGVRRAGRPDWLVIARREFLERVRSRWFIVVTLLGPVLMVASIVLPAVLSRAVDNSARVQVVDRSAHRDVGPAVAAALGALTWKAEVVPGATDEAELLGRIRDDRIDGFLIIPPEAPAGGRVVYQGRNAANAVAMAVLQQVVTQVTQALRARAAGLPDDQLAAVLAPVPFSATHTTGEAGGSSGLAAMIVGYAVMFVLYMAIILYAVNVLRSVVQEKTNRVVEIMVAAAKPRALMLGKILGVGAVGLVQVSIWVAMAVLSMKFRGQLLGVVGVEAGGWSVPPLRAVDVVVVLVYFVLGYFFYAALYAALGAMVSNDQEAQQVQTPVAMLLVVPVLCVQLVAGDPRGTAAQVLTMVPFSAPVLMPMRWLLGGATGAELITSMAVLAASTWLVAIVAARIYRVGILMYGKRPSLRELWRWVRH, encoded by the coding sequence GTGAGCGGCGTGCGGCGCGCGGGCCGCCCCGACTGGCTGGTGATCGCGCGCCGCGAGTTCCTCGAGCGCGTGCGCTCGCGGTGGTTCATCGTCGTGACCCTGCTGGGCCCGGTGCTGATGGTGGCGAGCATCGTCCTGCCGGCCGTGCTGAGCCGCGCGGTCGACAACAGCGCCCGGGTCCAGGTGGTCGATCGCAGCGCGCACCGCGACGTCGGGCCCGCGGTCGCGGCGGCGCTCGGCGCGCTGACCTGGAAGGCCGAGGTCGTGCCGGGCGCGACCGACGAGGCCGAGCTGCTGGGCCGCATCCGCGACGACCGGATCGACGGCTTCTTGATCATCCCGCCCGAGGCGCCCGCCGGCGGGCGGGTCGTGTACCAGGGGCGCAACGCCGCCAACGCGGTCGCGATGGCGGTGCTGCAGCAGGTCGTGACCCAGGTGACCCAGGCGCTGCGCGCGCGCGCCGCCGGCCTGCCCGACGATCAGCTCGCCGCGGTGCTCGCGCCGGTGCCGTTCAGCGCCACCCACACCACCGGCGAGGCCGGCGGTTCGTCGGGCCTGGCCGCGATGATCGTCGGCTACGCGGTCATGTTCGTGCTGTACATGGCGATCATCCTGTACGCGGTCAACGTCCTGCGCAGCGTCGTGCAGGAGAAGACCAACCGCGTGGTCGAGATCATGGTCGCGGCCGCCAAGCCGCGCGCGCTCATGCTGGGCAAGATCCTCGGCGTCGGCGCGGTCGGGCTGGTGCAGGTGTCGATCTGGGTCGCGATGGCGGTGCTGTCGATGAAGTTCCGCGGCCAGCTCCTGGGCGTGGTCGGGGTCGAGGCCGGCGGCTGGAGCGTGCCGCCGCTGCGCGCGGTCGACGTCGTCGTCGTGCTCGTGTACTTCGTCCTCGGCTACTTCTTCTACGCCGCCCTCTACGCCGCGCTCGGCGCGATGGTCAGCAACGATCAGGAGGCGCAGCAGGTCCAGACGCCGGTCGCGATGCTCCTGGTCGTGCCGGTCTTGTGCGTGCAGCTGGTGGCCGGCGATCCCCGCGGCACCGCGGCCCAGGTGCTGACGATGGTGCCGTTCAGCGCGCCGGTGCTGATGCCGATGCGCTGGCTGCTCGGCGGCGCCACCGGCGCCGAGCTGATCACCTCGATGGCGGTGCTGGCGGCGTCGACCTGGCTGGTCGCGATCGTCGCCGCGCGGATCTATCGGGTCGGGATCCTGATGTACGGCAAGCGCCCGAGCCTGCGCGAGCTGTGGCGCTGGGTGCGGCATTGA